A window from Mycolicibacterium tokaiense encodes these proteins:
- the rpmG gene encoding 50S ribosomal protein L33, whose product MASSTDVRPKITLACEVCKHRNYITKKNRRNDPDRLELKKFCPNCGKHQGHRESR is encoded by the coding sequence GTGGCCTCCAGTACAGATGTCCGGCCGAAGATCACTTTGGCCTGCGAGGTGTGCAAGCACCGCAACTACATCACCAAGAAGAACCGCCGCAACGACCCCGATCGGCTGGAGCTGAAGAAGTTCTGCCCGAACTGCGGCAAGCACCAGGGGCATCGCGAGTCTCGCTAA
- a CDS encoding carboxymuconolactone decarboxylase family protein produces MDVAHVFIDKADPAAYRAAIGMASAVSAAAKERGLAPTLVELINVRVSQINGCATCLDVHARKATAAGVTSRQLATVSQWRETELFDAREQAALRLAEITTALPDHDTAEREYARARTALTDDEVSAAVWVAIAINTFNRVSILSRHPVRP; encoded by the coding sequence ATGGACGTAGCCCACGTGTTCATCGACAAAGCCGATCCGGCCGCCTATCGCGCGGCGATCGGCATGGCGTCCGCCGTCAGCGCTGCGGCCAAGGAACGGGGGCTCGCGCCGACGCTGGTCGAATTGATCAACGTCCGGGTGTCGCAGATCAACGGGTGCGCCACGTGCCTGGACGTGCACGCGCGCAAGGCAACTGCTGCGGGGGTGACGTCCCGGCAGCTGGCGACGGTGAGCCAGTGGCGGGAGACCGAACTGTTCGACGCGCGGGAGCAAGCGGCCCTGCGGCTGGCTGAGATCACCACGGCCCTGCCCGATCACGACACCGCCGAGCGCGAGTACGCACGGGCCCGCACCGCGCTGACTGACGATGAGGTCTCGGCTGCGGTGTGGGTTGCGATCGCCATCAATACGTTCAACCGAGTGTCGATTCTCAGCCGACACCCGGTACGCCCGTGA
- a CDS encoding phospholipase effector Tle1 domain-containing protein codes for MKVIVLSVELEASTSLSQVGLPPAAPDGVHVPIRIGGDREGLHRGTAEAYSALAGCYDTGDQVVLFGAGAGAASVCLLAKVLGTVGLVEPDHHLFDFAVAHWLSPAVVRPEGDWARLGHLAATVAGAVPVPITYVGLLHMVTPAELPPMSTSLPTVQIGRHARGIDSAVGESALPVAPGTIDEVWFRGGYPDIIGLPSGDPRLSHRALDWVLDGAQQAGVQYRGTTVALPAIPSRPSPPRRLRRPRASLPDLALVHSSVRAYVEAHPRYWLHLPKRVTWVDTEWPASAERLAAPM; via the coding sequence ATGAAGGTGATCGTGCTGTCCGTTGAACTCGAGGCCTCTACATCCCTGAGCCAGGTGGGGCTCCCGCCGGCCGCGCCTGACGGCGTTCACGTGCCGATCCGGATCGGCGGCGACCGAGAGGGACTGCACCGCGGCACCGCCGAGGCCTACTCAGCTCTGGCGGGTTGCTACGACACCGGGGACCAGGTGGTGCTGTTCGGCGCCGGTGCAGGTGCGGCGAGCGTCTGCCTCCTGGCAAAGGTGCTGGGCACCGTGGGGTTGGTGGAGCCCGATCATCACCTGTTCGATTTCGCCGTCGCCCACTGGTTGTCGCCGGCGGTTGTCCGTCCGGAGGGCGACTGGGCCCGACTTGGCCACCTCGCCGCCACCGTCGCCGGCGCCGTGCCGGTTCCCATCACCTATGTGGGTCTGCTGCACATGGTCACCCCTGCTGAGCTGCCGCCGATGTCGACGTCGCTGCCGACCGTGCAGATCGGACGGCATGCGCGAGGCATCGACTCTGCGGTCGGCGAGTCGGCGCTACCGGTGGCCCCCGGGACGATCGACGAGGTGTGGTTTCGCGGCGGCTATCCCGACATCATCGGCCTGCCGTCCGGCGATCCCCGGCTGAGCCACCGGGCGCTGGACTGGGTCCTGGATGGAGCCCAGCAGGCGGGCGTGCAGTACCGCGGGACCACCGTGGCGTTGCCGGCCATCCCCTCCCGTCCGTCGCCGCCGCGCAGGCTGCGGCGCCCGCGGGCCTCATTACCCGACCTCGCTCTGGTGCACTCGAGTGTGCGGGCCTACGTCGAGGCCCACCCGCGCTACTGGCTTCACCTGCCGAAACGGGTCACCTGGGTGGACACCGAGTGGCCGGCGTCGGCAGAGCGGCTGGCCGCACCGATGTGA
- the usfY gene encoding protein UsfY, with protein MKGAHHDPVDHVRTTQPHAGESFIDTLWWPGLFLLALGVIAIAGFVAATAYSRDGWPLILGLIAGALVTAGALLVTIEHQRVKKVEQRWMAEHPRSSH; from the coding sequence ATGAAGGGTGCGCACCACGACCCGGTGGACCACGTCCGAACCACCCAGCCACATGCGGGGGAGTCGTTCATCGACACCCTGTGGTGGCCGGGCCTCTTTCTCCTGGCTCTCGGCGTCATCGCCATCGCCGGTTTCGTCGCCGCGACGGCCTACAGCCGGGACGGTTGGCCGCTGATCCTCGGGCTGATCGCCGGTGCGCTGGTGACGGCAGGGGCGCTGTTGGTCACCATCGAGCATCAACGGGTCAAGAAAGTCGAGCAGCGCTGGATGGCCGAGCATCCTCGCAGCTCACACTGA
- the hadB gene encoding (3R)-hydroxyacyl-ACP dehydratase subunit HadB, with translation MALREFSSVSVGDTLPEKTIPLTRMDLVNYAGVSGDLNPIHWDDEIAKLVGLDVAIAHGMLTMGLGGGYVSSWVGDPGAVTEYNVRFTAVVPVPNDGKGAELVFSGRVKSVDADDKSVVIAINATTGGKKIFGRAVAKATLA, from the coding sequence ATGGCTCTGCGTGAGTTCAGTTCGGTCAGTGTCGGCGACACCCTGCCGGAGAAGACCATCCCGTTGACCCGGATGGACCTGGTGAACTACGCCGGTGTGTCGGGTGACCTCAACCCCATCCACTGGGATGACGAGATCGCCAAGCTGGTCGGCCTCGACGTGGCAATCGCGCACGGCATGCTCACCATGGGCCTCGGTGGCGGCTACGTCAGCTCCTGGGTCGGCGATCCCGGTGCCGTCACCGAGTACAACGTGCGCTTCACTGCCGTCGTGCCCGTGCCCAACGACGGCAAGGGTGCCGAGCTGGTGTTCAGCGGCCGGGTGAAATCCGTGGACGCGGACGATAAGTCCGTGGTCATTGCGATCAACGCGACCACCGGGGGCAAGAAGATCTTCGGGCGCGCCGTGGCGAAGGCGACGCTGGCCTGA
- the secE gene encoding preprotein translocase subunit SecE → MSDERDNADATDGTTDQNTGDQGRSLATGTVTPQRPTGKRSRQRALAGGGTDDAEPSTDVETEASTNGSGKTPKAKTAKDSGGPSRNPILYVINYLKQVVAELRKVIWPNRKQMVTYTSVVLVFLAFMVALISGVDLGLARLISLVFG, encoded by the coding sequence GTGAGCGACGAGCGCGACAACGCCGACGCAACCGACGGCACCACCGACCAGAACACCGGAGACCAGGGCAGGTCCTTGGCCACGGGCACTGTGACACCGCAGCGACCTACCGGTAAGCGTTCGCGTCAGCGGGCACTGGCCGGCGGCGGTACGGATGATGCCGAGCCGTCGACTGACGTCGAGACCGAGGCCAGCACCAACGGATCGGGCAAGACGCCCAAGGCGAAGACCGCCAAGGACAGCGGCGGGCCGTCGCGCAATCCGATCCTGTACGTCATCAACTACCTGAAGCAGGTCGTCGCCGAACTGCGGAAGGTCATCTGGCCCAACCGCAAGCAGATGGTCACCTACACCTCCGTGGTGCTGGTATTCCTGGCTTTCATGGTGGCGTTGATCAGCGGTGTGGATCTGGGTCTGGCCCGGCTCATCTCGCTGGTATTCGGCTAA
- a CDS encoding LpqN/LpqT family lipoprotein codes for MKKFTTAAGAGLTALALGLALVGCGSDSSSESDGGSSAAETSSEATTTVAQDPPANPNETIQDFIGKNGLQETAVKPGEEGVPTVNLPLPPGWQRRDDVPEAPFGAFFFPGSAVPTNPPRILVLMSKLTGEVNPDVLLEYAPAELRQMPGFQATNPASRGELMGFPNSQSAGTYTTPGGLGVVAQKTVVIPADDGAYVLQLNAYAADREAPLLMQAIQLFDQQMAIIV; via the coding sequence GTGAAGAAGTTCACCACCGCGGCCGGCGCCGGCCTCACCGCGCTGGCACTCGGCCTGGCCCTCGTGGGTTGCGGCTCGGACTCGTCCTCCGAATCCGACGGTGGAAGCTCGGCGGCGGAGACTTCCAGCGAGGCGACCACCACGGTGGCCCAAGACCCGCCGGCGAACCCCAACGAGACCATTCAGGACTTCATCGGCAAGAACGGCCTGCAGGAGACCGCGGTCAAGCCGGGCGAGGAGGGCGTTCCGACGGTGAACCTGCCGCTGCCGCCCGGATGGCAACGCCGCGACGACGTCCCCGAGGCACCCTTCGGAGCCTTCTTTTTCCCGGGCAGTGCGGTTCCCACCAACCCGCCGCGCATCCTGGTGCTGATGTCGAAGCTCACCGGGGAGGTCAATCCGGATGTCCTGCTCGAGTACGCCCCGGCGGAACTGCGCCAGATGCCGGGGTTCCAGGCCACCAATCCCGCGTCCCGCGGCGAGCTGATGGGCTTCCCCAATTCGCAGTCCGCCGGCACGTACACCACGCCGGGTGGTCTGGGCGTCGTCGCGCAGAAGACAGTGGTGATCCCTGCCGACGACGGAGCCTATGTACTGCAGTTGAACGCCTACGCCGCCGACCGCGAGGCGCCGCTGCTGATGCAGGCAATCCAACTGTTCGATCAGCAGATGGCCATCATCGTCTAG
- a CDS encoding GntR family transcriptional regulator → MDLQQVKDRVYYRLREDLISQEIPPGAPLKEIPLSERFGVSKTPIREALARLESDGLVEIAPYRGARAKWYTARDFDQLYEARFVIQAECLQRITENPTSPVAEELRLNVLRSKELLAAEKYDDLVAEIDRFDDILFSAIDNDVLREVIDRIATHFRRIGKHTMTEARFVSSVNEHDQIVKAARDGNQKRARDRLLKHSDHTKSDLLAMLQSGQAS, encoded by the coding sequence ATGGATCTTCAGCAGGTCAAAGACCGTGTCTACTACCGGCTCCGTGAGGACCTCATCTCCCAGGAGATCCCGCCCGGCGCACCGCTCAAGGAGATCCCACTGTCCGAACGCTTCGGCGTGAGCAAAACCCCGATCCGGGAGGCTTTGGCGCGTCTCGAAAGTGACGGCCTCGTTGAGATCGCACCGTACCGCGGTGCCCGCGCCAAGTGGTACACCGCTCGTGACTTCGATCAGCTCTACGAGGCGCGGTTCGTCATTCAGGCTGAGTGCCTGCAGCGGATTACCGAGAATCCGACGTCCCCAGTGGCCGAGGAATTACGCCTGAACGTGCTGCGGTCCAAGGAACTGCTGGCCGCCGAGAAGTACGACGACCTGGTCGCCGAGATCGATCGCTTCGACGACATTCTGTTCAGCGCCATCGACAATGACGTGCTGCGTGAAGTGATCGATCGAATCGCCACCCATTTCCGCCGGATCGGTAAACACACCATGACCGAGGCCCGGTTTGTGTCGTCGGTGAATGAGCACGACCAGATTGTCAAAGCTGCCCGCGACGGGAACCAGAAGCGGGCGCGGGATCGGTTACTGAAGCACAGTGACCACACCAAGTCAGATCTATTGGCGATGCTTCAGTCCGGTCAGGCAAGCTGA
- the nusG gene encoding transcription termination/antitermination protein NusG: protein MTSFEGEQPAAESGESIADDQSVTLVEDTTEAEAQDAPAAEEAPAEAAVEVDEDEDPAVALKRELRSKPGDWYVIHSYAGYENKVKANLETRVQNLDVGDYIFQVEVPTEEVTEIKNGQRKQVNRKVLPGYILVRMDLTDDSWSAVRNTPGVTGFVGATSRPTALSLNDVVKFLLPQGQPKKAAKATSGAAAAASTEATLERPVIEVDYEVGESVTVMDGPFATLPASISEVNAEQQKLKVLVSIFGRETPVELTFNQVAKI from the coding sequence GTGACTAGCTTCGAGGGCGAGCAGCCCGCAGCTGAGTCGGGCGAGTCGATCGCCGACGACCAGTCGGTGACCCTCGTGGAGGACACCACTGAGGCAGAGGCACAGGACGCCCCTGCCGCAGAGGAGGCTCCCGCCGAAGCCGCCGTCGAGGTGGATGAGGACGAGGATCCCGCCGTCGCGCTCAAGCGCGAGCTGCGCAGCAAGCCCGGAGACTGGTACGTCATTCACTCCTACGCCGGGTACGAGAACAAGGTGAAGGCCAACCTCGAGACCCGCGTGCAGAACCTCGACGTGGGCGACTACATCTTCCAGGTGGAAGTGCCCACCGAAGAGGTCACCGAGATCAAGAACGGCCAGCGCAAGCAGGTCAACCGCAAGGTGCTGCCGGGCTACATCCTGGTGCGCATGGACCTGACCGACGATTCGTGGTCGGCGGTGCGCAACACCCCCGGTGTCACCGGGTTCGTCGGTGCCACCTCGCGCCCGACGGCGCTGTCGCTCAACGACGTGGTGAAGTTCCTGCTGCCGCAGGGCCAGCCGAAGAAGGCGGCCAAAGCCACCAGTGGGGCCGCCGCGGCCGCCTCGACCGAGGCCACGCTGGAGCGTCCGGTCATCGAGGTGGATTACGAAGTCGGCGAGTCCGTCACGGTCATGGACGGCCCGTTCGCCACGTTGCCGGCGTCGATCAGCGAGGTCAACGCCGAGCAGCAGAAGCTCAAGGTGCTGGTGTCCATCTTCGGCCGCGAAACACCTGTGGAACTGACCTTTAACCAGGTCGCGAAGATCTAA
- a CDS encoding GNAT family N-acetyltransferase, with translation MTLTDKTGAALAVAKEPGKFTVAVDGQAVGLADFRDKDGQRVFFHTEVDDSFGGRGIATVMVREALTATRAEGLRIVPVCPLVSAYVKKNHEFDDIVDRPTREIMQWLKS, from the coding sequence ATGACACTGACCGACAAGACCGGAGCCGCCCTCGCTGTCGCCAAGGAACCCGGAAAGTTCACTGTGGCCGTGGACGGGCAGGCGGTGGGGCTGGCAGATTTCCGGGACAAAGACGGTCAGCGGGTTTTCTTCCACACCGAGGTCGACGACAGTTTCGGCGGCCGCGGGATCGCCACGGTGATGGTGCGGGAAGCGTTGACGGCAACTCGCGCTGAAGGGTTACGGATCGTGCCGGTCTGCCCGCTGGTCTCGGCCTACGTCAAGAAGAACCACGAGTTCGACGACATCGTGGACCGGCCGACCCGCGAGATCATGCAGTGGCTGAAGAGCTGA
- a CDS encoding pirin family protein — translation MSNAEVAPVEIDCSARAPLPGLEILAPRDVPLGGPRAMTVRRTLPQRQRSLVGAWCFADHYGPDDVRNRPGMDVPPHPHTGLQTVSWLFAGEIEHRDSNGVHALVHPGELNLMTAGAGICHSEVSTPAAMVLHGVQLWVALPDEFRHSERRFDHYAPQPVSRGDATITVFLGELAGQRSPVSTFTPLLGAQVDLPPQSTLAIEVDTDFEHGVLLDSGSLQIAEQPVAVGELAFQGVGRESLTMVNTGESPARAIILGGTPFTEELLMWWNFVGRTHEEIVEYRQEWQERSSRFGSVVGYVGDPDWLPAPPLPTTRLTPRKPPTRKDVR, via the coding sequence ATGAGTAACGCCGAAGTCGCGCCGGTCGAGATCGATTGTTCCGCGCGCGCACCGCTACCCGGCCTGGAGATCCTGGCACCCCGGGACGTGCCACTGGGCGGCCCGCGGGCGATGACCGTGCGCCGGACACTGCCGCAGCGGCAGCGCTCCCTGGTGGGCGCCTGGTGTTTCGCCGACCATTACGGCCCCGACGACGTGAGGAACCGGCCCGGCATGGACGTGCCCCCGCACCCTCACACCGGTCTGCAGACGGTGAGTTGGCTGTTCGCCGGTGAGATCGAGCATCGTGACAGCAATGGCGTGCACGCGCTGGTGCATCCCGGTGAGCTCAACCTGATGACGGCCGGTGCAGGAATCTGCCACTCCGAGGTCTCGACGCCGGCGGCGATGGTGCTGCACGGGGTTCAGCTGTGGGTAGCCCTCCCGGACGAGTTTCGCCACAGCGAGCGTCGGTTCGATCACTATGCCCCGCAACCGGTTTCACGCGGCGACGCCACCATCACGGTATTTCTGGGTGAACTTGCAGGGCAACGCTCCCCAGTGTCGACCTTCACTCCGCTGCTGGGCGCGCAGGTCGATCTTCCGCCACAATCAACTCTTGCCATCGAGGTGGACACCGACTTCGAGCACGGGGTGTTGCTGGATTCCGGTTCGCTGCAGATCGCGGAGCAGCCCGTCGCCGTCGGCGAACTCGCCTTCCAAGGTGTCGGACGCGAGTCGTTGACGATGGTCAACACCGGCGAATCCCCCGCACGCGCGATCATCCTCGGCGGCACCCCGTTCACCGAGGAACTGCTGATGTGGTGGAACTTCGTGGGCCGCACCCACGAGGAGATCGTGGAATACCGGCAGGAATGGCAGGAGCGGTCCTCACGTTTTGGGAGCGTGGTGGGCTACGTGGGCGATCCGGACTGGCTGCCCGCACCGCCGCTGCCGACCACCCGCCTCACACCACGGAAGCCGCCGACCCGGAAGGACGTTCGATGA
- a CDS encoding ABC transporter permease yields MWRSVWPPTAVILMVLAIWEGVVGFGMVNPIILPPPSAIATSLAAMVTEPFFWEAAQATMTETLVGFVIGIVTAWVLGTLLGMSDLARRALYPIVVAFQITPRIAFAPIFLTWFGFGLESKIVMAATICFFPLLLNVLVGMETVDRDARTLMRSFGASRWQEYRELTLPSSLPLILAGIKNAVTLALIGAIVAEFVGASVGMGVLSKTFSFQLDVASSFAVIIALMFFGLLLYGLVELIDKRLVYWRDRS; encoded by the coding sequence ATGTGGCGGTCTGTGTGGCCACCCACGGCGGTGATCCTGATGGTCCTCGCGATCTGGGAGGGCGTCGTCGGTTTCGGCATGGTGAACCCGATCATCCTGCCGCCCCCGTCGGCCATCGCCACCAGCCTGGCAGCGATGGTGACCGAACCCTTCTTCTGGGAGGCCGCACAAGCCACCATGACCGAGACGTTGGTCGGGTTTGTGATCGGCATCGTCACCGCCTGGGTGCTGGGCACGTTGCTCGGGATGTCGGATCTGGCCCGCCGTGCGCTGTACCCGATCGTTGTGGCGTTCCAGATCACTCCGCGCATCGCGTTCGCGCCGATCTTCCTGACCTGGTTCGGGTTCGGGCTCGAGTCGAAGATTGTGATGGCAGCAACCATCTGTTTCTTTCCGCTGCTACTCAATGTGTTGGTAGGCATGGAGACGGTGGACCGTGATGCCCGGACCCTGATGCGTTCATTCGGCGCCAGTCGCTGGCAGGAGTACCGGGAGCTGACCTTGCCTTCGTCACTGCCCCTGATCCTCGCAGGTATCAAGAATGCGGTGACGTTGGCATTGATCGGCGCCATCGTGGCCGAGTTCGTGGGTGCCTCCGTCGGAATGGGTGTGCTATCCAAGACGTTCAGTTTTCAGTTGGACGTCGCTTCCTCGTTCGCGGTGATCATCGCCCTGATGTTCTTCGGCCTGTTGCTCTACGGCCTTGTCGAATTGATCGACAAGAGGCTCGTGTATTGGCGCGATCGATCTTGA
- a CDS encoding crotonase/enoyl-CoA hydratase family protein has protein sequence MSGAVIYRHDETIAVITLDDGKANVLGLGMQQAINDALDNAERDDVGAVVLAGNRKVFSGGFDLKVFQSGDVDASVAMLQGGFELSHRLLSFPKPVVMACTGHAIAMGAFLLCSGDHRIAAPGYNIQANEVAIGMVLPYAALEVMKLRLTRAAYQQSVGLAKVYFGEAALAAGWIDEIALPEAVLERAEEAARGFANLHRGAHVASKLRARAEALDGIRAGIDNMKAEFGLK, from the coding sequence ATGAGCGGCGCAGTCATCTACCGGCACGACGAGACCATTGCCGTCATCACCCTCGATGACGGCAAGGCCAATGTGCTGGGCCTCGGCATGCAGCAGGCCATCAACGACGCCCTCGACAATGCCGAACGCGACGACGTCGGCGCCGTGGTGCTCGCCGGCAACCGGAAGGTGTTCAGCGGCGGCTTCGACCTCAAGGTGTTCCAGTCCGGCGATGTCGACGCTTCGGTCGCGATGCTGCAGGGCGGTTTTGAGCTCTCCCACCGGCTGCTGTCGTTTCCCAAGCCGGTGGTGATGGCCTGCACCGGTCACGCGATCGCGATGGGTGCATTCCTGCTGTGCAGCGGCGATCATCGAATTGCGGCCCCCGGCTACAACATTCAGGCCAATGAGGTCGCCATTGGCATGGTCCTGCCCTACGCAGCCCTCGAGGTCATGAAACTGCGCCTCACCCGCGCCGCCTACCAGCAGTCGGTGGGCCTGGCCAAGGTCTACTTCGGCGAAGCCGCCCTGGCCGCCGGCTGGATCGACGAGATCGCCCTTCCCGAAGCGGTGCTGGAGCGCGCCGAGGAGGCCGCCCGAGGGTTCGCCAACCTGCATCGCGGCGCCCATGTCGCGTCGAAACTGCGGGCCCGGGCCGAGGCGCTCGACGGGATCCGTGCGGGCATCGACAACATGAAGGCCGAATTCGGCCTCAAGTAG
- the hadA gene encoding (3R)-hydroxyacyl-ACP dehydratase subunit HadA produces MPLSEKLVGTHYRYPDHYEVEREKIREYATAVKNDDAPFFDEGAAEELGYTGLVAPLTFVSVFGYTSQRAFFDQANIGISDRQIVQVDQSFKFLRPVVVGDKLYSDVYVHSVRQAHGTDIIVTKVLITNQDGELVQECYTTLAGRSDDEESGFNDGSA; encoded by the coding sequence GTGCCCCTGTCTGAAAAACTGGTCGGGACGCATTACCGTTACCCCGACCACTATGAGGTCGAGCGCGAGAAAATTCGCGAATATGCCACCGCCGTCAAAAATGACGATGCCCCGTTCTTCGACGAGGGCGCCGCTGAGGAGCTGGGGTATACGGGTCTGGTGGCCCCGCTGACCTTTGTCTCCGTCTTTGGCTACACGTCCCAGCGGGCCTTTTTCGACCAGGCCAACATCGGTATTTCCGATCGCCAGATCGTCCAGGTGGACCAGTCGTTCAAGTTTCTGCGACCGGTCGTGGTGGGGGACAAGCTCTACAGCGATGTCTACGTGCACTCGGTCCGCCAAGCGCACGGGACCGACATCATCGTCACCAAGGTTCTGATCACGAACCAGGACGGCGAGTTAGTTCAGGAGTGCTACACCACCTTGGCGGGGCGTAGCGATGACGAAGAGAGTGGCTTCAACGATGGCTCTGCGTGA
- the hadC gene encoding (3R)-hydroxyacyl-ACP dehydratase subunit HadC, with amino-acid sequence MAIKTNILGMVYKYPDYFTVGREKVREFARAVKNDDPAFYDEDAAAELGYDGLLAPLTFVSTVALLVQQQFFRDVDTGFETMQIVQVDQQFLYHKPIKVGDKLYPVMEVVSVTERFGADIVVTRNILTDEHGDMVLEAFTTLMGQQGEESAKIKFDIATGQVTRVAD; translated from the coding sequence ATGGCGATCAAAACCAACATCCTGGGGATGGTCTACAAGTACCCGGATTACTTCACCGTCGGCCGGGAGAAGGTCCGGGAGTTCGCCAGGGCAGTCAAGAACGACGACCCGGCCTTCTACGACGAGGACGCGGCGGCTGAGCTGGGGTACGACGGCCTCCTGGCGCCGCTGACCTTCGTCTCCACCGTCGCGCTGCTGGTGCAGCAGCAGTTCTTCCGCGACGTCGACACTGGCTTCGAGACCATGCAGATCGTGCAGGTAGACCAGCAGTTCCTCTACCACAAGCCGATCAAGGTCGGCGACAAGCTGTACCCGGTGATGGAAGTGGTGTCGGTGACCGAGCGCTTCGGCGCGGACATCGTGGTCACTCGCAACATCCTCACCGACGAACACGGGGATATGGTCCTGGAGGCCTTCACCACGCTGATGGGCCAGCAGGGTGAGGAATCGGCCAAGATCAAATTCGACATCGCCACTGGTCAGGTGACCCGGGTCGCGGATTAG
- a CDS encoding TetR/AcrR family transcriptional regulator, with amino-acid sequence MPRVKQRTADLRDRVLAVAVDVVCADGVSGLTTRRVAEQAGTSVPAIYELFADKAGLVRQVYFEGFRRLGRAMAVVADTGDPVADLQALIPVFRQFCLDYPALARVMFSRPFEDFAPGPTELAQAPTVRDVLLSRVRRCVDTGQLRGRPDDIAHVLLALAQGLAIQEAGGWLGSTGESVDRRWSVGVASVIRGFSAQRPNSIVSEIH; translated from the coding sequence ATGCCGCGGGTCAAGCAGCGCACCGCCGACTTGCGCGACCGTGTGCTGGCGGTGGCGGTCGACGTGGTCTGCGCCGACGGTGTCTCCGGGTTGACCACCCGTCGGGTAGCCGAACAGGCCGGAACGTCGGTGCCCGCCATCTACGAACTGTTCGCCGACAAGGCCGGTCTGGTGCGACAGGTGTATTTCGAGGGTTTTCGCCGACTCGGTCGGGCGATGGCGGTGGTCGCGGACACCGGGGACCCCGTGGCCGATCTGCAGGCGCTGATTCCGGTGTTCCGCCAGTTCTGTCTGGACTATCCGGCACTGGCCCGGGTGATGTTCTCCCGGCCGTTCGAGGACTTCGCCCCCGGCCCCACTGAACTCGCTCAGGCGCCGACAGTGCGGGACGTTCTGCTCTCCAGGGTGCGACGGTGCGTCGATACCGGGCAGCTGCGTGGACGCCCCGACGACATTGCTCACGTCCTGCTGGCGCTGGCCCAAGGCCTCGCCATCCAGGAGGCCGGAGGGTGGCTGGGCAGCACTGGCGAATCTGTAGACAGACGGTGGAGCGTGGGTGTGGCCAGTGTGATCCGAGGCTTCTCCGCGCAACGACCGAATTCAATCGTTTCCGAAATACATTGA
- a CDS encoding MBL fold metallo-hydrolase: MASSTDDRLYFRQLLAGRDFAAGDMIATQMRNFSYLIGDRETKQCVIVDPAYAANDLVDVLEADGMSLAGVLVTHHHPDHVGGSMMGFTLKGVAELLERQSTPIHVNTHEAEWVSRITGIARTDLTAHEHGDRLSVGAIDIELLHTPGHTPGSQCFLLDGRLVAGDTLFLEGCGRTDFPGGNVDDMYRSLQQLAALPGDPVVYPGHWYSADTSAPLDVVKRSNYVYRASSLEQWRTVMGG, translated from the coding sequence ATGGCCTCCAGCACCGATGATCGCCTCTACTTCCGCCAGCTGCTAGCCGGGCGTGACTTTGCGGCCGGCGACATGATCGCCACCCAGATGCGCAACTTCTCGTATCTGATCGGCGACCGCGAGACGAAGCAGTGCGTCATCGTGGACCCGGCCTACGCGGCGAACGATCTGGTGGACGTCCTCGAGGCGGATGGGATGTCGCTGGCCGGCGTGCTGGTTACCCACCACCATCCCGATCATGTGGGCGGCTCGATGATGGGCTTCACCCTCAAGGGCGTCGCAGAACTGCTGGAACGTCAGAGCACCCCGATCCACGTCAACACTCACGAAGCGGAATGGGTTTCGCGGATCACCGGTATCGCGCGGACGGATCTGACCGCACACGAGCACGGTGACCGACTGAGCGTGGGGGCCATCGACATCGAATTGCTGCACACGCCCGGCCACACGCCGGGAAGTCAGTGCTTCCTACTGGATGGCCGACTGGTTGCCGGCGACACGTTGTTCCTGGAGGGCTGCGGCCGTACCGACTTCCCCGGTGGCAACGTCGACGACATGTACCGCAGTCTGCAGCAATTGGCAGCGCTGCCGGGCGACCCGGTGGTGTATCCCGGGCATTGGTACTCGGCGGACACCAGCGCGCCACTGGACGTCGTCAAACGCAGCAACTACGTGTACCGGGCGTCCAGCCTCGAGCAGTGGCGCACCGTGATGGGCGGCTGA